The following are encoded in a window of Flavobacterium psychrotrophum genomic DNA:
- a CDS encoding Crp/Fnr family transcriptional regulator: MVNILNTITTLYPLSQDELSGLVALFSRVELSRGEIIIREGYVEDHLFFIEQGIARAYSDATDKQVTFWFGMPGDYIISAHSFANNRPGYESIEVLEDSIMYKVKSKDLIALFEKNVALANWGRKLAERELLKLEEMFIKRQFKTASQLYIELLERIPSLPNRVPLKYIASYLGISQVSLSRIRANVAKGTI; this comes from the coding sequence TTGGTCAATATATTAAATACAATAACAACATTATACCCGCTAAGCCAGGATGAGCTTAGCGGGCTTGTTGCTTTATTCAGTAGGGTAGAATTATCGCGCGGCGAGATAATAATTCGCGAAGGTTATGTAGAAGACCATTTGTTTTTTATAGAACAGGGTATTGCACGTGCTTATAGCGATGCTACCGATAAGCAGGTTACCTTCTGGTTCGGGATGCCCGGAGATTATATTATATCAGCACATAGTTTTGCAAATAACCGCCCCGGATATGAGAGTATTGAGGTGCTTGAAGACAGTATTATGTACAAAGTAAAGTCAAAAGACCTTATTGCCCTTTTTGAAAAAAATGTTGCCCTGGCCAACTGGGGCAGGAAACTCGCCGAGCGCGAATTGCTAAAGCTGGAAGAAATGTTTATTAAGCGCCAGTTTAAAACCGCATCACAGCTTTATATAGAATTACTGGAGCGTATACCGTCTTTGCCTAATCGGGTGCCTCTTAAATACATTGCCTCTTATCTTGGTATAAGCCAGGTTTCCCTTAGCCGCATAAGGGCTAATGTTGCTAAAGGAACTATTTAA
- a CDS encoding ferritin-like domain-containing protein, which yields MNIIKFIESFTNEGIIQSLHTKGSRRDSLNQFGKAGATAALAAVPFISMFSQKANAASSAYTAAADNSATAALQLALTLEYLEDEFYAMALDKSGLIPTTDRTIFAQISQHEAAHVEFLKKALGNNAPDKPTFDFTGRKGGTGTLVFDPFNDYQQFLALSQAFEDTGVRAYKGQAVNLMGDKATLTAALQIHSVEARHASVVRRLRGNRGWIPGVDGMHPAAADAVYAGEGNTTHATINVATFTPTQGNPAFGDAADSASFDEPLDATASTNIAKLFFAQ from the coding sequence ATGAATATCATCAAATTTATAGAATCGTTTACTAATGAAGGCATTATACAAAGCCTACATACAAAAGGATCACGCCGCGACAGCCTAAACCAGTTTGGTAAGGCAGGCGCTACCGCAGCCCTGGCAGCTGTACCATTCATATCAATGTTTTCACAAAAAGCTAATGCAGCCAGTAGTGCTTATACAGCAGCAGCAGACAACAGTGCAACAGCTGCACTACAGCTTGCCCTGACACTGGAATATCTTGAAGATGAATTTTATGCTATGGCACTGGACAAATCAGGATTAATACCTACCACAGATCGCACCATTTTTGCACAAATAAGCCAGCATGAAGCTGCACACGTTGAGTTCTTAAAAAAAGCATTAGGCAATAATGCACCTGATAAGCCTACATTTGACTTTACTGGACGTAAAGGCGGTACCGGCACACTTGTTTTCGACCCGTTTAATGACTATCAGCAGTTTCTTGCTCTTTCTCAGGCGTTTGAAGATACCGGTGTTCGTGCCTACAAAGGCCAGGCTGTAAATCTTATGGGAGATAAAGCAACACTAACTGCTGCCTTGCAAATACACAGCGTAGAAGCAAGACACGCATCTGTAGTGCGCAGGCTTAGGGGAAACAGGGGCTGGATACCAGGCGTTGACGGTATGCACCCTGCCGCGGCAGATGCAGTTTATGCGGGTGAAGGTAATACTACACATGCTACTATAAATGTGGCTACATTTACACCTACACAAGGTAACCCGGCCTTTGGAGATGCCGCAGATTCTGCCTCATTTGATGAACCATTAGATGCTACAGCATCAACTAATATTGCAAAATTATTTTTCGCGCAATAA
- a CDS encoding ferritin-like domain-containing protein: MKNDKVTVSEIGTQTAGLASRRSFLKLSGLALAGTGLLIAGCSDDDDSGSTNDDKLPGVRDGKFDLGGGDAGILTYAYALEQLEADFYTRVVNGSSFRSVFSTEEQNVLVDLYSHEVIHREFFKRALTAALNNTSGELLPDLQFAYASVNFSNRDSVLGTAKALEDTGVRAYNGAGQFITTPDYLVVAGKIVSVEARHAAAIRDLISPKSASFAGNDVVDTNGLDLADKPSKVIPDVAALNFIQTAFTAKYLP, translated from the coding sequence ATGAAAAATGACAAAGTAACGGTATCAGAGATAGGGACTCAGACCGCAGGCTTAGCCAGCCGTAGGAGTTTCCTTAAGCTTAGCGGCCTTGCCCTTGCAGGAACCGGACTGCTAATTGCCGGCTGTAGCGATGACGACGACAGCGGTAGTACTAATGACGACAAACTACCGGGCGTAAGAGACGGTAAATTTGACCTTGGCGGCGGCGATGCGGGCATACTCACTTATGCCTATGCGCTAGAACAACTTGAAGCTGATTTTTATACACGTGTGGTAAATGGCAGCAGTTTTCGTTCGGTATTTAGCACCGAAGAACAAAATGTACTTGTAGACCTCTATTCTCACGAGGTAATACACCGTGAATTCTTTAAGAGGGCATTAACAGCTGCACTAAACAATACCAGTGGAGAATTACTGCCGGATCTTCAGTTTGCTTATGCCAGTGTAAATTTTAGCAACCGCGACAGCGTACTGGGTACTGCAAAAGCACTTGAAGATACCGGAGTAAGGGCATACAACGGGGCCGGACAGTTTATTACCACTCCTGATTACCTTGTTGTTGCCGGCAAAATAGTATCGGTAGAGGCACGCCATGCTGCCGCCATACGCGATCTTATAAGCCCTAAAAGTGCAAGCTTTGCAGGTAACGATGTGGTAGATACCAATGGTCTTGACCTTGCTGATAAGCCAAGCAAAGTAATACCGGATGTTGCAGCCCTTAACTTTATACAAACAGCTTTTACCGCGAAGTATTTACCATAA
- a CDS encoding metallophosphoesterase — protein sequence MRPNFPLILIITAIVVVLAEFYTFIAVKEATKTRWIHWVYLALSIIIIAYIIYSFTQFDRRNGQTRQSLFTIGLLLITVVPKLIIALIMLGEDIIRFIGGCIRAFAGQSGQPFLPERRRFVSLTALGIAAIPFLSLLYGMTKGKYNFKVRKTTITFPDLPDAFDGFTLTQISDVHSGSFDDPEKISYAIDLINEQSSDLILFTGDIVNTHAKEMYPWLETFNRIESAPLGKYAVLGNHDYGEYIEWPTQKDKDDNFEAIKNLYGDIGFKLLLNEHVKLRRGDDEIALVGVENWGHNFKKAGDLKKADAGLKPEDFKILMSHDPSHWDLEVKDSPTNMNLTLSGHTHGFQFGIEIPGFLKWSPVQYVYKQWAGLYEHMGRYIYVNRGFGFHAFPGRVGIWPEITVITLKKG from the coding sequence ATGCGTCCTAATTTTCCGCTCATTCTCATTATAACGGCTATTGTAGTTGTACTGGCCGAGTTTTATACCTTTATAGCAGTTAAAGAGGCCACAAAAACCAGATGGATACACTGGGTTTACCTTGCCCTTTCAATAATTATCATTGCTTACATCATTTATTCCTTTACGCAATTTGACCGCCGCAATGGTCAAACACGCCAAAGCCTTTTTACCATTGGGTTGCTTCTTATTACCGTAGTGCCTAAACTTATCATAGCCCTTATTATGCTGGGTGAAGATATTATCAGGTTTATAGGCGGGTGTATCCGTGCATTTGCAGGACAGAGTGGGCAGCCATTTCTGCCGGAGCGCCGCCGGTTTGTAAGCCTTACCGCACTGGGTATTGCCGCAATACCATTCTTGTCGCTATTGTATGGTATGACTAAGGGTAAATACAACTTTAAAGTGCGTAAAACAACCATTACTTTCCCTGACCTGCCGGATGCCTTTGACGGCTTTACGCTTACGCAAATAAGCGACGTGCATAGCGGTAGTTTTGATGATCCTGAAAAAATTTCTTATGCGATAGATCTTATCAATGAGCAAAGCAGCGACCTGATTCTTTTTACCGGAGATATTGTAAATACTCATGCCAAGGAGATGTACCCGTGGCTGGAAACCTTTAACCGTATAGAAAGTGCACCGCTGGGTAAATATGCAGTACTGGGTAACCATGACTATGGCGAATATATAGAGTGGCCTACGCAAAAAGACAAAGACGATAATTTTGAAGCCATAAAAAACCTGTATGGTGATATAGGCTTTAAACTTTTACTTAATGAACACGTAAAGTTGCGCAGGGGCGATGACGAGATTGCTCTTGTAGGTGTTGAGAACTGGGGGCATAATTTTAAAAAAGCGGGCGACCTTAAAAAGGCTGATGCCGGCCTGAAGCCTGAAGATTTTAAAATATTGATGAGCCACGACCCAAGCCATTGGGACCTAGAGGTAAAGGACAGTCCTACAAACATGAATCTTACCCTAAGCGGGCATACACACGGTTTTCAGTTTGGGATAGAAATACCCGGATTTTTAAAATGGAGCCCTGTGCAATATGTTTATAAACAATGGGCCGGGCTGTATGAACACATGGGGCGTTACATTTATGTAAACCGTGGGTTTGGCTTTCATGCCTTTCCCGGGCGTGTGGGCATCTGGCCAGAAATTACTGTTATAACACTAAAAAAAGGTTAA
- a CDS encoding serine hydrolase domain-containing protein: MKKPLVLLLLLATVFSFGQETEKGRFAKIDSLMNYLYANGKFMGSIALREKDKVVFSKAYGYSDVEHETKATPQTKYKIGSITKTFTACVIFQLVEEKKLKLESKLSEFFPKIKNADKITIAQMLGHSSGIYNYTTDSTFVFTSQMFRRDMLERLYSYNAAFEPGTKAEYSNSNYILLGYIIQDVTHKSYKENVTTRVIKKVGLKNTYYYGKINPKKKEAYSYSYETGAWERVPEWHESIAGAAGALESTPEDLTQFITALFNNKIVSAESLALMSLLDNGYGKGLVNFPFGERKFFGHNGGIEGFTSTVGYYPKENFAVAMITNGLDFDFNEIMMGVLSSYYKLPYRFPSFNAITLDDAILKKYEGNYTTKDLPFTINVTLVKGQLRVHADEQGTFYIAPVSETEFIHDASGVKMTFSPTGFTLEQNGTSTFFKKQ; the protein is encoded by the coding sequence ATGAAAAAACCACTTGTACTACTTTTACTTTTAGCTACTGTTTTCTCTTTTGGGCAGGAAACAGAAAAAGGCCGCTTTGCCAAGATTGACAGCCTTATGAACTATCTGTATGCAAACGGTAAGTTTATGGGCAGCATTGCACTGCGCGAAAAAGACAAAGTAGTATTTAGTAAAGCCTACGGATATAGCGATGTGGAGCACGAAACCAAAGCCACACCACAAACAAAATATAAAATTGGCAGTATTACCAAGACTTTTACTGCGTGTGTAATCTTCCAGCTGGTAGAGGAAAAGAAGTTAAAACTGGAGAGCAAGCTTTCAGAGTTTTTCCCGAAGATTAAAAATGCTGACAAGATTACCATTGCACAGATGCTGGGCCATAGCAGCGGTATTTACAACTATACGACTGACAGCACATTTGTATTTACTTCGCAAATGTTCCGCCGCGATATGCTGGAACGTCTTTACAGCTATAACGCCGCCTTTGAACCGGGCACTAAAGCCGAATACAGCAACAGTAACTATATACTCCTAGGCTACATTATACAGGATGTTACACACAAATCCTATAAAGAAAATGTTACCACACGTGTCATAAAAAAAGTGGGGTTAAAAAACACCTACTACTATGGCAAAATAAACCCCAAGAAAAAAGAAGCCTATTCCTATTCTTACGAAACCGGAGCATGGGAGCGCGTGCCTGAATGGCATGAAAGTATAGCAGGGGCCGCAGGGGCATTAGAAAGCACACCCGAAGACCTTACCCAGTTTATTACCGCATTATTTAACAACAAGATTGTTTCGGCGGAATCATTAGCATTAATGAGCCTTTTAGATAATGGCTATGGTAAGGGGCTGGTTAACTTTCCGTTTGGAGAGCGCAAGTTTTTTGGGCACAATGGCGGTATTGAGGGCTTTACCTCAACAGTAGGTTACTATCCTAAAGAGAATTTTGCGGTGGCAATGATTACTAACGGCCTTGATTTTGATTTTAACGAGATAATGATGGGTGTACTGAGCAGCTACTATAAACTGCCCTATCGTTTTCCGTCATTCAATGCGATAACGCTTGATGATGCCATCCTGAAAAAATATGAGGGTAACTATACTACTAAAGATTTACCTTTTACCATAAACGTTACGCTTGTAAAAGGACAGCTACGTGTTCACGCTGATGAGCAGGGTACTTTTTATATAGCGCCGGTTAGCGAAACAGAGTTTATACACGACGCATCGGGCGTAAAGATGACATTTAGCCCTACCGGTTTTACACTGGAACAAAATGGCACCAGTACCTTTTTTAAAAAGCAGTAG
- a CDS encoding polysaccharide deacetylase family protein: MTFYWVKTRWFIKKFFGGFIWNVARREKTVYLTFDDGPIPEVTPWVLDILKKHDIKATFFCIGDNIDKNPETFKQILEAGHAVGNHTYNHLNGWSADDTIYLANTDLCQEAIKKYKGNGTCLFRPPYGKISGRQASALRHKGFKLIMWDVLSADFDQTISPEKCLKNVIDNTTTGSIIIFHDSLKAQKNMQYALPRAIEYLKKEGYRFGLLPY; this comes from the coding sequence ATGACATTTTACTGGGTAAAAACACGTTGGTTTATTAAGAAGTTTTTCGGCGGCTTCATCTGGAATGTGGCACGCCGCGAAAAAACTGTGTATCTTACTTTTGACGATGGCCCCATACCTGAAGTCACCCCATGGGTGCTGGATATCCTTAAAAAACATGACATTAAAGCCACATTTTTTTGCATAGGTGATAACATAGACAAAAACCCCGAAACCTTTAAACAAATACTGGAAGCGGGACATGCCGTAGGCAATCATACCTACAACCACCTTAACGGCTGGAGCGCAGACGACACTATTTATTTAGCCAATACTGACCTGTGCCAGGAAGCTATTAAAAAGTACAAAGGTAATGGCACATGCCTGTTTCGCCCACCCTACGGCAAGATATCAGGCAGGCAGGCTTCTGCCTTAAGGCATAAAGGATTTAAGCTTATAATGTGGGATGTTTTAAGCGCTGATTTCGACCAAACGATTTCGCCTGAAAAGTGCCTGAAAAATGTTATAGACAATACCACAACAGGCAGCATCATTATTTTTCACGACAGCCTTAAGGCACAGAAAAATATGCAGTATGCATTACCGCGCGCTATAGAATATTTAAAGAAGGAAGGTTACCGGTTTGGGCTGCTGCCCTATTAA
- a CDS encoding thioredoxin family protein produces MSKFGELINSTVPVLIDFYTEWNEPSVSMHPVIRDVAAALGDRAKVIKIDVDKNQELADALRIKGLPTLMIYKDGQMVWRQSGELDANTIIGLVREQV; encoded by the coding sequence ATGTCAAAATTCGGAGAACTTATTAACTCGACTGTTCCGGTGCTTATTGATTTCTACACAGAGTGGAATGAGCCATCGGTTTCTATGCACCCTGTTATCAGGGATGTAGCGGCTGCACTTGGCGACAGGGCTAAGGTTATTAAAATTGACGTTGATAAAAACCAGGAACTTGCCGATGCACTGCGCATTAAAGGCCTGCCTACACTAATGATCTATAAAGACGGACAGATGGTTTGGCGCCAAAGCGGCGAACTGGATGCCAATACTATTATAGGCCTGGTACGCGAGCAGGTTTAA
- a CDS encoding LacI family DNA-binding transcriptional regulator, producing MRPKATLKQIAKELNVSVSTVSKALSNSPEISEPTKIKVQEFAKLKNYKPNNIAVNLKSKRSKTIGVIIPNILNPFFAKVFSGIEKGANARGYNVITCISNESLKKEIDTMDMLSNGTIDGFILSTADETQKEHEFKHFKEAMADDIPIVMFDRISDEVSCDKVIVDDYDSAVHAVNHLIKTGCKNIALLSNIDNMNIGSLRAEGYMEALRQNNIPINENLILRCESTEELEEKFAAFFDIKGKKIDGVFALEESASVAAHKAVLKGGFRIPEDVQLIGFADGVWSRRLTPSLSTVSQHGPEIGEAAADLLIDRLENKDEVAPEFTTRIIKTELRQRESTKKL from the coding sequence ATGAGACCAAAAGCAACTTTAAAACAAATCGCAAAAGAACTAAATGTATCTGTTTCTACCGTATCGAAGGCGCTGAGCAACAGCCCGGAGATTAGCGAGCCTACAAAAATAAAAGTACAGGAATTTGCAAAGCTTAAAAATTATAAGCCTAACAATATTGCTGTAAATCTTAAGAGTAAACGCTCTAAAACCATAGGTGTTATTATACCTAATATCCTTAACCCGTTTTTTGCAAAAGTATTTAGCGGTATAGAAAAAGGCGCTAACGCACGTGGTTATAATGTAATTACATGTATTAGTAACGAGTCGCTTAAAAAAGAGATTGATACTATGGATATGCTTAGCAACGGTACTATAGACGGTTTTATACTTTCTACTGCCGATGAAACGCAAAAGGAGCACGAATTTAAGCACTTTAAAGAGGCGATGGCCGATGATATTCCTATTGTAATGTTCGACAGGATATCTGATGAGGTTAGTTGTGATAAAGTTATTGTAGATGATTATGATTCTGCAGTACATGCTGTAAACCACCTTATAAAAACAGGCTGTAAAAATATTGCATTGCTTAGTAACATAGATAATATGAATATAGGTAGCCTGCGTGCCGAAGGGTATATGGAGGCGCTTAGGCAAAACAATATTCCTATTAATGAAAACCTTATCCTTAGATGCGAGAGCACTGAGGAGCTTGAAGAAAAGTTTGCAGCATTTTTTGATATTAAAGGGAAAAAGATTGACGGCGTTTTTGCGCTTGAAGAGTCTGCATCTGTAGCGGCACACAAAGCGGTATTAAAAGGCGGTTTCCGTATACCGGAAGACGTACAGCTTATTGGCTTTGCCGATGGTGTATGGTCGCGCAGGCTTACGCCAAGCCTTAGTACAGTAAGCCAGCACGGCCCCGAGATTGGTGAGGCTGCTGCCGATTTGCTTATCGACAGGCTTGAAAATAAAGATGAGGTAGCACCTGAGTTTACTACACGCATTATAAAAACCGAATTACGCCAAAGAGAATCTACTAAGAAACTTTAA
- a CDS encoding DMT family transporter, with the protein MNWIYLILAGLLEIGFTSSMKLSKNFTDYKWVAAFIACILLSFYFVNKATQTLPLGTAYAVWTGIGAFGTVVMGIIFFNEPATFWRLFFITTLVLSILGLVLWRRRRVCIAVFNNKKPGKYYAFRAFCC; encoded by the coding sequence ATGAACTGGATCTATCTTATCCTTGCCGGCCTTTTAGAAATAGGCTTTACATCATCAATGAAACTTTCTAAAAACTTTACCGATTATAAATGGGTTGCAGCCTTTATAGCGTGTATATTACTGAGCTTTTATTTTGTAAATAAAGCTACGCAAACCCTGCCGTTAGGAACGGCCTATGCAGTATGGACAGGTATTGGCGCTTTTGGTACTGTAGTTATGGGCATCATCTTTTTTAATGAACCGGCTACTTTCTGGAGGTTGTTTTTTATAACTACGCTGGTATTGTCTATACTTGGGCTAGTTCTTTGGCGGAGAAGGCGCGTCTGTATAGCTGTTTTTAATAACAAAAAGCCCGGAAAGTATTATGCTTTCCGGGCTTTTTGTTGTTAG
- the polA gene encoding DNA polymerase I — MSQQKRLFLLDAYALIFRGYYAFIKNPRINSKGMDTSAIFGFMNSLLDVIKREKPDHLAVAFDKEGSAVRTEMYVQYKANRDETPEAIKIAVPYIQAILKAMHIPVIEQAGCEADDLIGTIAKQAEKQGYQVFMVTPDKDFAQLVSENIFMYRPARLGNGIEIWGVPEVLARFEIERPEQVIDFLGMMGDAVDNIPGLPGVGEKTAKKFLKDYGSMEKLLESTHELKGKMRENIEANKELGILSKKLATIIIDCNVTFDEHDYELTKPDTPKVEELFNELEFRRMAEQYHKLFDGGNTFIEPGFNDGDTPTALAKKSSKKDENQTNLFGFESDDTPATEHNSFYNTLENTDHHYQLAEGMAVKFLISNLLKQTTVSFDTETTGVDALTAELVGLSFSWEKGKGFYVPVPADRTEAQELVDKFRPFFEAEHIEKVGQNLKYDLEILANYGIVVKGKFFDTMIAHYLINPDMRHGMDILAETYLKYSPMPIEALIGKKGKGQKTMRDVDVEIVKEYAAEDADVTLQLMEIFAPMLDSSGTRELFDNIEIPLMPVLAAMETEGINLDVPYLKELSAELAAESKVLEQRIYETAGQSFNLGSPKQLGEILFDKLQIGGTKQKKTKTGQYATGEEVLSYLAVDNPIVQDILEWRQVVKLQNTYVDALPLQVKPVTNRVHTDYMQTVAATGRLSSNNPNLQNIPVRTERGRKIRQAFIARDENYTILSADYSQIELRIIAALSGDPEMIRSFQNGEDIHASTAAKVFNVALEEVSREQRSHAKTVNFGIVYGVSAFGLSNQTSLTRSESKDLIDAYYKTYPRLKEFIGEQVEIARENGYVKTITGRRRYLKDINSANAVVRGAAERNAVNAPIQGSAADIIKIAMINIQKRLVDEGWKSKMLLQVHDELVFDVYKEELERIKPMIKHEMENAFTLDVPLEVDMGEGVNWLVAH, encoded by the coding sequence ATGTCTCAGCAAAAACGACTTTTCCTGCTTGATGCCTATGCGCTTATCTTTCGCGGCTATTATGCATTTATAAAAAATCCGCGCATCAACTCAAAAGGCATGGATACCAGCGCCATTTTTGGGTTTATGAATTCGCTGCTTGATGTTATAAAGCGTGAAAAGCCAGACCACCTTGCCGTAGCATTTGATAAAGAAGGCAGTGCCGTGCGTACCGAAATGTATGTGCAATATAAAGCCAACCGCGATGAGACACCCGAAGCCATTAAGATAGCAGTACCCTATATACAGGCCATACTTAAGGCGATGCACATTCCGGTAATTGAGCAAGCAGGCTGCGAAGCGGATGACCTTATAGGCACTATAGCCAAACAGGCAGAGAAACAGGGATACCAGGTTTTTATGGTAACGCCCGATAAAGATTTTGCACAATTAGTATCTGAAAATATATTTATGTACCGCCCTGCGCGTTTGGGTAACGGTATCGAAATTTGGGGAGTACCTGAAGTTTTAGCCCGTTTTGAGATAGAGCGTCCTGAGCAGGTAATAGACTTTTTAGGAATGATGGGCGATGCCGTAGATAACATTCCGGGACTGCCTGGTGTGGGCGAAAAAACCGCTAAAAAATTCCTGAAAGACTATGGCAGCATGGAAAAACTGCTGGAAAGCACGCACGAGCTGAAAGGTAAAATGCGCGAAAATATTGAAGCTAATAAAGAACTTGGGATACTCTCTAAAAAACTGGCGACTATAATTATAGACTGCAACGTTACTTTTGACGAGCACGATTATGAGCTAACAAAACCTGACACCCCAAAAGTAGAGGAATTATTCAATGAACTTGAGTTTCGCCGCATGGCAGAGCAGTACCACAAGCTTTTTGATGGTGGCAATACATTTATTGAACCAGGTTTTAATGATGGAGATACACCAACTGCATTAGCTAAAAAAAGCAGCAAAAAGGATGAAAACCAGACAAACCTTTTTGGATTTGAGTCCGATGACACACCTGCTACAGAACATAACTCGTTTTACAACACTCTCGAAAATACCGACCACCACTACCAGCTGGCAGAAGGCATGGCAGTAAAATTTTTAATAAGCAACCTGTTAAAACAAACCACAGTAAGTTTTGACACCGAAACTACAGGTGTAGATGCACTTACAGCAGAGCTGGTAGGATTGTCATTCTCTTGGGAAAAAGGCAAAGGATTTTACGTTCCCGTTCCGGCTGACAGAACCGAAGCACAGGAACTGGTTGATAAATTCCGGCCCTTCTTTGAGGCTGAGCATATAGAAAAGGTGGGGCAAAACCTTAAGTATGACCTCGAAATACTGGCTAATTATGGTATTGTAGTAAAAGGCAAGTTTTTTGATACTATGATTGCCCACTACCTCATCAATCCGGATATGCGCCACGGCATGGATATTCTTGCCGAAACTTACCTTAAATATTCGCCAATGCCTATTGAGGCGCTTATTGGCAAGAAAGGCAAAGGCCAGAAAACCATGCGCGATGTAGATGTAGAAATAGTAAAAGAGTATGCGGCTGAAGATGCTGATGTTACACTACAGCTTATGGAAATTTTTGCCCCGATGCTGGACAGCAGCGGCACGCGCGAATTGTTTGATAATATAGAAATTCCGTTAATGCCGGTACTTGCCGCCATGGAAACTGAAGGTATTAATCTAGATGTGCCTTACCTTAAAGAACTTTCGGCAGAGCTTGCCGCAGAGAGTAAAGTTTTAGAGCAGCGCATATACGAAACTGCAGGACAATCGTTCAACCTTGGTTCGCCAAAACAGCTTGGAGAAATATTATTCGACAAGTTACAGATAGGCGGCACTAAACAAAAGAAAACCAAGACCGGGCAATATGCCACCGGTGAAGAGGTGCTTTCTTACCTGGCTGTAGACAACCCTATTGTTCAGGATATATTAGAGTGGCGCCAGGTAGTAAAATTGCAGAACACTTATGTAGATGCGCTTCCGCTACAGGTAAAACCGGTAACCAATCGTGTGCATACCGATTATATGCAAACTGTAGCCGCTACAGGCCGCCTGAGCAGTAACAATCCTAACTTACAAAACATACCGGTGCGCACAGAGCGTGGCCGTAAAATACGCCAGGCTTTTATAGCCCGTGATGAAAACTACACTATACTAAGTGCTGACTACTCGCAAATAGAACTGCGTATTATTGCTGCGCTTAGTGGCGACCCTGAGATGATTCGCTCATTCCAGAACGGGGAAGACATTCACGCCAGTACGGCAGCCAAGGTATTTAATGTGGCACTGGAAGAAGTATCGCGCGAGCAACGCAGCCACGCCAAGACCGTAAACTTTGGTATTGTGTACGGTGTTTCGGCATTTGGGCTAAGCAACCAGACATCGCTTACCCGTTCAGAGTCTAAAGACCTTATTGACGCCTACTATAAAACCTACCCCCGCCTGAAAGAATTTATTGGTGAGCAGGTAGAAATAGCGCGCGAAAATGGCTACGTAAAAACCATAACCGGCCGCAGGAGGTATCTTAAGGATATTAATTCGGCTAATGCCGTAGTACGTGGCGCCGCAGAGCGTAATGCCGTAAACGCACCTATACAGGGTAGCGCTGCTGACATCATTAAAATAGCGATGATAAACATCCAGAAACGACTGGTTGATGAAGGCTGGAAAAGCAAAATGTTGCTACAGGTACACGATGAACTTGTTTTTGACGTTTATAAAGAAGAACTGGAGCGCATTAAACCCATGATAAAGCACGAAATGGAAAATGCCTTTACGCTTGATGTGCCTTTAGAGGTTGACATGGGCGAAGGTGTAAACTGGCTTGTAGCGCATTAA